Genomic window (Flavobacteriales bacterium):
CTTCGTGCAATTTGCTGATCTCGCGCGAGATGCTCGCGGGCCGGTCAGGGCCGAAGGCCTCGGCAAGCTCGCTGAGCATGCGTGCGATGCGATGCGGACTCTCGTAGAAGACCATCGTCCGCGATTCCGCCGTCAGCGAAGCGATGCGTGTTCGCCGGCCTTTCTTCTGTGGCAGGAAGCCCTCGAACGCGAATCGGTCGCAGGGCAGGCCGCTCGCCACGAGCGCGGGCACGAATGCCGTCGGTCCAGGAAGGCATTCCACGGCGATGCCTGCTGCGATGGCGGCGCGAACGAGCAGGAATCCGGGATCGCTTATGCCGGGCGTGCCGGCATCGCTGCACAGGGCGAAGCGTTCGCCCGCGCCCAGGCGCTGCACCAGTTGCTCCACCATGCGGTGCTCGTTGTTGCTGTGGAAGGAGATCAAGGGCCTGATGATCGCAAGGTGCTGGAGCAGTCGGCCTGTCACGCGCGTGTCCTCTGCGATCACGGCATCGGCCTCTTGCAGCACCTGCTTCGCGCGGAGCGTGATGTCGTCGAGGTTGCCGATGGGTGTCGGCACTAGCACGAGCGGGGCCTTGGATGCGCTCACTTCAGCGCTTGGATGAAGTCGCGCAGGAGCGAATGGAGGTCTGCGAACTCGTTGAGTGGCAAGGTCTCCGCGCGGTCGAGCACATCGTGGTAGTGCGCCACGCCGCCGAGCGTGTAGATGTAGATCGCAGGCACGCCGCGCCTCACGAAGTGGCAATGATCGCTGTTGCATGCCGGCCCGCGCGCCTTCACTTCCTTGAGGTAGCCCTTTGCGCCGTTGATCGCCACGAGCTGATCGAAGGCCTTCGGCTGGGCGGTGGCGTTCACCACCATGATGCCATCATCGCCGGTGCCGAGGATGTCGAGGTTGATCATCATGCGCACGTCCTTCCAGTCGATCGGCCGGTCCACCGCGCACCACTCACTGCCGATCAGGCCGGCTTCTTCTCCGGCGAAGGCGATGAATAGAAGGTTGTGCCTCGGCTTGTTCTTCTTCTGAGCGAAGTGCTCGGCGAGGCTCAGCAGCATGGCGGTGCCGCTGGCGTTGTCGTTGGCGCCGGGGAAGAGCGCATCGGTGCCCATGCGGCCGAGGTGATCGTAGTGCGCGCCTACGACGACCCACTTATTGCTCCTGCCTTTCACCATGCCGAGCACGTTGCGGGCGGAGTGGCGCACGCGAAGCGCATTGCGCACGTTCAGCGTGATGGAGGCCGAGCTGTCGTTGAGCGCCTTATCAGCCACCTCGATCAGCGGGAAGCGACGGGCATCCGTGGCCACGCTCCAGGTGAGCTTCGGTGCGGGCTTCACCACGACGCAATGGTCCATGAGGTCGCGCTCCCATTGGCGGTATAGCCGGAGCGAATCGGCATCGCGCGTGGTCGGCCAATGCACGCACGCAGCCTTGCCGAGGAGCACGCCCATGGTCATGCCTCGCCGTTCCGGGCCTTGCAGGTCGGCTGGCGTGACATGCACCAGTTGGAGGTCGCCTGCGGCGCTGCCGCTTTCAGGATCCACGATGAACTCCGTGCCGGGCAGCAGCGCGCGCCCATCGATCGC
Coding sequences:
- the rsmI gene encoding 16S rRNA (cytidine(1402)-2'-O)-methyltransferase, with protein sequence MSASKAPLVLVPTPIGNLDDITLRAKQVLQEADAVIAEDTRVTGRLLQHLAIIRPLISFHSNNEHRMVEQLVQRLGAGERFALCSDAGTPGISDPGFLLVRAAIAAGIAVECLPGPTAFVPALVASGLPCDRFAFEGFLPQKKGRRTRIASLTAESRTMVFYESPHRIARMLSELAEAFGPDRPASISREISKLHEETRRGTLGALAAHFLALEPRGEFVVVVGGRP
- a CDS encoding M28 family peptidase, which codes for MKRTALALAAFWPLSIASAQDAITARGRAWLDTLTSPSFHGRGYVNDGDRIASEWIAGKFRSFGLKPVKDDLYQPFQFNVNSFPDSMRAAIDGRALLPGTEFIVDPESGSAAGDLQLVHVTPADLQGPERRGMTMGVLLGKAACVHWPTTRDADSLRLYRQWERDLMDHCVVVKPAPKLTWSVATDARRFPLIEVADKALNDSSASITLNVRNALRVRHSARNVLGMVKGRSNKWVVVGAHYDHLGRMGTDALFPGANDNASGTAMLLSLAEHFAQKKNKPRHNLLFIAFAGEEAGLIGSEWCAVDRPIDWKDVRMMINLDILGTGDDGIMVVNATAQPKAFDQLVAINGAKGYLKEVKARGPACNSDHCHFVRRGVPAIYIYTLGGVAHYHDVLDRAETLPLNEFADLHSLLRDFIQALK